DNA sequence from the Candidatus Coatesbacteria bacterium genome:
GAGCCTGCTCGGGCAGCTTGTTGCTGTTGAGTTCGCGCAGGGAGACGACCATCGAGGTCTGGAAGCCGTCGATGTCGTAGCGGTCGATATCCATCTCCAGGAACTCGTAGTAATCGCGGAAGGTCTGCTTCTGGGTGTAGAAGTCGTTGAGCGGCGCCCAGTCCCAGAGGCGGATGTTGCGGATGGTGGCCTCGTTGTTGTCGATGTCGGTGCGGTTCAGCACACTGATGGTCTCGTCACCGCCGACGTCTTCGCCACCGCCCTCGAGACCGGCCAGCTCGACGAGTTCCTCCTCCGTGGTGCGCTGGAGACCGCCCTGCTCGCCGAAGGCCAACAACTGGACCTCGTCCAGCCCGTAGGCCTGTCCGGTGTAGGCGATGTTGTGTTCGATGTAGGGCTTCTCGTACTCGTACTGGTTGGGCTCGACGATGAAGTCCTCGACCACCCAGGGCACCACGCCCAGCAGGATCCAGGGCAGCACGATGAACACGGCCAGGATCAGCAGGATGGCCTTGAAGTTGTTCGACTTGAGCCAGGTCAGCAGGAAGAAGGCCGCGCCGAAGGCCAGGGTCAGCCAGAACAGCACCTGGTACATCGGCAGGTCGATGTTGACGTCGGTATAGGAGGCGCCGAAGACCCCGCCCCGGACGGAATGTAGCAGGTCGAACTTCTCCAGGTAGTAGCCCCAGGCCTTGAGACCGAACATCACCCCGACGAGGGCGAAGATGTGGCCCTTGACCAGGCGGGAGCTGCGCAGGTGCCAGGGGCTGCGTTTGCGCTTGACGCGCCGGGGACCGCTGTTGAGCAGCCCGTCGTCCCCCGTGCTGGAGCGCCGCAGGCCTTCGACCCAGATCATCCGCCGCAATACGTAAATCCCGACGACCAGCAGGGTGGCGATGAAGACGGCGCCGAAGAGCTGATCGTAGATCAGGCGGTAGAAGGGCAGCTTGAAGATATAGAAGGAGATGTCTTTGGCGAAGATCGGATCGGCGCTGCCGAAGGCCGTGGCGTGAATGAACTTCTGGTAGACCTGCCAGCTACCGCCGCTGGTGACGCCGTTGAAGATGGCGAACAAACCTCCGACAAAGAAGGCGAACAGCAGGTCGTGCTTACGCAGCTTGCCGCCCAGATCGGGTAGCGTGACCGCCTCCTCGGAGACGACCTGCTGGCCGGAGCGGCTGAAGAAGTGCGCCAGTAGCAGGTTCAGGGCCACGATGATCCCGTAGCCGGCGAAGACGATCAGGCCGAACTCCACCCCCGCCCAGAAGCGGGTCCAGAAGACGGACTCGTAGCCCTCGGCGTTGAACCACATGATGTCGACGAAGAAGTCCGTCAGCATCACGGCGATAACTAACAGGCCCACCAGGACGCCGATGGTTATCAGGATGCCCTTGCGGGAGAGCCACTTCATGGAATAACCCCTTCCCCCGGCCGTCCTCCGGCCGGATCGCGTCCCGGATCGCACTCCGGAGCGCCGCAATTCAGAAAAAGGACCAGACGGGATGTAACAGACTTGCCACTTAATTCGGGGAGTCCGCTGGTGTACAATGGTCCGTGACGTTCAGCAATCGCCGGCGACCCTGAGTGCGGGCGCACCATAAACGGTCGGTCGCGCACCGCAGGACAAATCCCGTCGGAACAGGTTTTCGTTTTAGTTCGTGTTTGAATCCTACCACCGGCGGCCGGTCAGGTCAACAAAGGCCCGTCCCGCGGCGCGCCGAACAACCCCGAACACCGCCAGGTCGGAGACGGTTTTCTTGACGCTCGACCAAGTTGGGTAGTAGCATAGGAACTCGTCAAAATGAAAGTGGCCTGAACCTGATGATAGATAATCTCGATAAGCAACCGATCGAGATTCAGGCGACCCGCCTGACCGAGCTGGCCAACAGCGGCGATGTCGACGGCCTTCAACGGCTGGCCGCCGCCGGTCATCCCGCCGACCTCTCGGCGGCCTTCGCCCAGTTGGACGAAGAACTCCAGTTGAGGCTGCTCGAACTCTGGCCGCCGCAGAGCGTCGCCGAGCTGCTGCTGGAAATCGGCGGGCACCTCGCCGTCGACTACTTCGCCGACGTCCCCGTCGAGCGCGCCGCCCGCGCCATCTCCGTCCTCGACGCCGACGAGGCCGCCGACCTGCTGGCCGACATCGAGCCGCCGCTGCGCGAGCGCATCCTGGCCGCCGCCTCCCGGGAAACCGCCGCCGAGATCAGCGACCTGCTGACCTACCCCGAGGACAGCGCCGGCGGCCGGATGAGCCTGGACTATGTCTCCGTCCCCGAAAGACTGACCGTGGGCCGCGCCCGCGGAGAGGTCCAACAGAGCATCGGCGACGAACAGCACATCAATCTTTACCTGACCGACGACGGCGCGCGCCTGGTGGGGGTGGTCTTCATGGAACGCCTGGCCTCGGCCGCCGCCGACAAACCGTTGCGGGACCTGATCGAAACCGACTACAAGACCGTCGGCCCGGCGATGGATCAGGAGGAACTGGCCGCCCTCTTCCAGCGTTACGACCTGCTGGCCGTCCCCGTCACCGACGACGACGGCCTGCTCCTGGGCGAGGTGACCGTCGATGACATCCTCGACGTCCTGCGCGAGGAGGCCACCGAAGACATCTTCAAGATGGCGGCCACCTCGGATGAGGAGCTCGAGGTCAG
Encoded proteins:
- the mgtE gene encoding magnesium transporter; the protein is MIDNLDKQPIEIQATRLTELANSGDVDGLQRLAAAGHPADLSAAFAQLDEELQLRLLELWPPQSVAELLLEIGGHLAVDYFADVPVERAARAISVLDADEAADLLADIEPPLRERILAAASRETAAEISDLLTYPEDSAGGRMSLDYVSVPERLTVGRARGEVQQSIGDEQHINLYLTDDGARLVGVVFMERLASAAADKPLRDLIETDYKTVGPAMDQEELAALFQRYDLLAVPVTDDDGLLLGEVTVDDILDVLREEATEDIFKMAATSDEELEVRSAFSVVRLRLPWLLVCLLGALFSGTIIGLFSYAIEQVIALAGFIPVITAMGGNAGLQSSTVVVRNLALGRAEPKNILRSALRELRVGALLGFFCGLIVGALAWAVGGNPMLGVVVGTAMVGAIIIATLVGAFMPLFFKRIGVDPALASGPFITTANDIIGLTIYLGLGMLMLDLLL